The DNA window ttgtttgtcttctaCTCATTGTGTTGTAAGAGTTCTGTATACATTCATTGTGTTGTAAGAGTTCTGTATACATTCTAGATACAAGACCATGGTCAGATTTTTgtgttgagaatattttctcccatgatGTGGTTtgcctttcattatttttacagtGTCTTTGGAAGAGTAGATTTAAATTTTGACGATGtccaatttttccatatttttcttttatggtttgtgctttttgtatCCTAAGAAATCTCAACCTATTTTTATGTGGCTatgattttctcctatgttttcttcctgaatatttatagttttagcttttttaaaaataaatttatttatttaatttatttttggctgtgttgggtcttcgttgctgtgtgtgggctttctctagttgcagcgagtgggggctactcattgcggtggcttctcttgttgcggagcacggtctccaggcgcgtgggctcagtagttgtggcacatgggctctagagtgcaggcttagtatttgtggcacacaggcttagttgctccgcagcatgtgggatcttcccggaccagggttcgaacccgtgtcccctgccattggcaggcggattcataaccactgcaccaccagggaagtccctgttctggACTTCATTCTATCCCATTGACCTATTCTTTTGTCCTTATGTCAATATCAGTCTTAATTATTAGggctttatagtaagtctggAATGTCAGTAGTTTAACTCCTTccactttattcttccttttcaaaattgttttgctgGTCTAGGTCCTTTGtattttcctataaattttaaaatcgatatcaatttctaccaaaaaaaacctTCAGAGATTTTGTTTGAGATTGAATCTTTAGATAAATTTGAAGCAAAGGATGTGACCTGGGTTGGAGAGGCAGTTGACTGATCATGCACACTACATTAAGTCCTTCCTTGAAGGAGGATCTTAGTGGAGCATCTCCAAGTCTACAGAGTTACagtggttgatagtgttgttcaaatcttcaaTATTCTTactgggttttgtgtgtgtgtatattctatCAGTTACTGGGAAAGGTGGGTTAAAATCTCATATTCTGACTGGATTTAcctgtttttccttttagttctgtaagtttttgctttatgtattttgaagctatgttattagcacatatacatttataatggTTGTATCTTCCTGATGtgttgattcttttatcattacaAAGTGTcctttaattctaaaaataattcttgTGTAATCTGTTTTGCCTGATATTAATCTAACCCCTCCAACTTTCTCATAGTTATTTTCCTCATGGCTTTTATCATTTTCCAcccttttactttttaacatatttgtatcttcatatttaaagtgagtttcttagaGTTAATATTAAATTGctttagaaaaaatacagaaactttGCTACTTTTATTATTGGGGGAAGCCAGGTGGAGGGTAAATGAGAACTcctgtactatttttttaaactatgtaagtctaaaattatttcaagaatgtttatAATTGCCTGTTGGTTGGTGCATTTTTGTAGTAACTTCTCTAAAATtcttgtctgataattccaacatctgtatCAACTATGTGTTGTTGTCCTTTGATTGTCCTTATTCATCctagttgagatttttttttctgtcttttggaaTGATGAGTATACTcattttggattgtatcctggacGTTTTGAGTGTTATGAGACCTTGGTTCCTACTTAAATCGTCTATATTAGTAGGCAGCCACTGGAGAGGGAGGAATGGTGCTGCATCTTCGCTGACATTCCCCTTATATAGGGCAGGAACGGTTGGCAGGGCTCTGCCCCCATAGTCTTTGTGGCTGCATcctggtgggggatgggagggccACCACCTCTGTTGTCATTTGTGCAGGGTTGGGATGGTCAGCAAGGTTCTGCCCCACAGATTATACAGCACTCATTTGGGAGGGTTGCATCCTTCAGGGCTGCTGTCTTCCCAGTCCTTTGGTTGGAGACAGTGGGTTTTTTCTtatggcttttttgttgttgacctACACCTGTTGGTGGTTCCAGGTTGTAAACTGCTGTCACACCCAGGGTGAGATACATGAATGGCAAATCTCAAGATTTTTTAATCACTCAAGACCTGCAGTCTCTAGCcagtttgtcttatttttgtcACCTTTTCAGAGTCTCCTTGTAGTTGCTTTGTCTTTGGTCCAAGGTTTATAGTTGTAATTAGcaggaagagtaagatgcagtgCACTTAATTTATCTTGTTTGGAACCAGACATCTCTTActggtatttaaaatatttataatttctgtattttctgtttatttgccctgtgtattttgtttttcaggcAAATGAAGATAAAACAATGTCAGCCAACCTAAAATACCTTTCCTTGGGAATTTTGGTCTTTCAGACTACCAGTCTGGTTCTAACGATGCGTTATTCTAGGACTTTAAAAGAGGAGGGGCCTCGTTATCTGTCATCTACAGCCGTGGTTGTTGCTGAACTTTTGAAGATAATGGCCTGCATTTTATTAGTCTACAAAGACAGCAGTAGGTATCTAGGTTTTTTAAGTCATtgcaatttatttaattattttggagtTATTcacatgtgatatatatatatatagtatatatgtataggtacttatatatgacatatatatatattatatataggtaACTACACATTTGAACACTTGCATTATTTAAGAacatttcaattttcattttattaagatGGTTTTAGTCTAGTAATAAAGGTATTTTATTCATATCTATGTTATGATTCATGTCCTCTGGTTAATGCTGTAAATATGAAACAAAGTTTCTTGCATTTATAATAATTTGAGAGTAAGTAATTTAGAGgagtaataatttttttactaaagtcaaggcttttttattttatttgctgcaTGATTAGTCCAGCAGTGACTAATTtgatatagttttttttaaaaatatctttattgagggaattccctggtggtccagtggttagggctccatgtgGTTAGATTATTTGGGggtacattaaaatgaaaaacagacttttctcatgtttttatatatcaaaccaaatgagaagacaagcaaCAGATTGAGAGAAGGTATTTACATCACAGGTAATCACTAAtaattaatatccagaatgtacaaagaactcccacaactcaataagaaaaagataagaaactcaacaaaaaagggacaaaagatataaataggcaactcacagaagagaaaacctgagTGGCCAATCAatgtataaaaagatgttcaacctctcTAGGAATCAGAGAAATCAAATTAAAGCCACAAGACTCAATTCCACTACCCTCATACtgctaatgagaaaaatatgtgacagcatcaattatttaaaattttaattttaaagatgagctaatattttatattttttctgctaaaactaaaaaaaatcttttggtaatttttgttttacttacataatttttttaccATTATTTTAGTCAGGAAAGGCTGACTATCAAGTAGCATtctttagttattttcattttgtaaactaaactgtaaatcaactatactcccaataaaaattaatttaaaaaaaggtattttcattttaaaacgtTTCATAAAGTTTGCAAGTTTTTTTATCATCACCTTTTTTGAccatgattctttctttctttctttctttatttatggctgtgttgggtcttcgtttctgtgcgagggctttctctagttgcggcaagtgggggccactcttcatcgcggtgcgcgggcctctcattatcgcggcctctcttgttgcggagcacaggctgcagacgcgcaggctcagtaattgtggctcacgggcctagctgctccacggcatgtgggatcttcccaaaccagggctcgaacccgtgtcccctgcattggcaggcggattctcaaccactgtgccaccagggaagcccaagtttgcAAGTTTTATGTTGGGAGAGAAAATCATCTGTGAAGTGTATTGTTGGTAAGGTGGTAGGGTTCCTTagaatttctcctttctttggtGGTTTATGTATCTCTGAAAGTTCTTTGGGCATTTTTTTGTGATTGATACTGTGGGTTGGCTAGCTCAGAGTCCATTTTTaactcctttctccctttcttatcTCTAATGtggagaatataaaagaaaagaattgatttTCTAGCTCCCTTGTAGCAGGGGGTAGTCATGCAACACACAGTCTTGGTCAGTAAGAGGGAAGAAGATGCCTACTAGGCcactgtttcctcctcttctttcttccttccggAAAGAAGAACCAGAGGTGCATCAGTCAGTTGGTAACCTGTTGCAAAAAATCACGTAGACAATACATGAAAAGcatgaaaataaaaagccaatatatatacagagagaactAGGTCCCTGATGTCATCACGGAGCTGCTGTAGCAGCTTTTGACCTGGACTCATGACATGTGAGACAAATCCCTGTGGGTTTGAGCCACTGTTGGTTgggttttctgttgtttgagccaaACCCACTTCCTGGTATCCTTCTTTTCATGATTAAAGTCTTCATAATTATTAATTGGCATTAATGGCTGAtgataaaatacattataaaatacgAAGTATCAATATTATAATATTGCTATGATAAAGTAAGAATACTTGGTTGACAAGTTAATACTTTGAGGTTTTGGTTatcataaatacatatgtatatatataatcaatttgATTTATTtcccaatgaaaaaaatatatatataaagataatgCTCTTCTTAATATGCTACCTTATAATATTTAGTATTAGCATCATTAAAGGTATAGGTATACCTTATTTTattgcagatattgtgttttttacaaatttaagatttgtggcaaccctccattgtcagatgatggtgagtattttttagcaataaagtattttttaattaaggtatgcacattgttttttttagacataatctTATTGCACAGTTAAGAGACTACAGtaaagtataaacataacttttatatgcactgagaaaccaaaaaaattcttgtgactcactttattgtgatattcactttatggCAGTGGTCTGGAaatgaacctgcaatatctctgaggtacgTCTGTATATTTTAGACCTAAAAGGATCTTAACATGTagccaaatttccttttttttttttttttccctttttttttttttcccatttttttacaggtgaaaaaactgaGGACTTGAGAGTATGTAACTTATTTGGAGTTACTTAATTACTGATTTTGCCCATTTCATGTTTTTTCTAGAATGTAGTCTAAGAGCACTGAATCGAATATTACATGATGAAATTCTTAATAAACCTATGGAAACACTTAAACTTGCTATTCCATCAGGGATATATACTCTTCAGAATAATTTACTCTATGTGGCCCTGTCAAATCTAGATGCAGCTACTTATCaggtatttaaaatacatttctagtagtgtttctaagaaagaaagaaagaaacaataatattAGCTGTTTTCTCTTTCAGGTCACGTATCAGTTGAAAATTCTTACGACTGCATTATTTTCTGTGTCGATGCTTAGTAAAAAATTAGGTGTGTACCAGTGGCTCTCCCTAGTAATTTTGATGACAGGAGTTGCTTTTGTACAGGTAACTATTCAAGATAAGTATAACTTTTacttttatcacagtttcaaacCTCATTTTGGAGAATATGGTTCtgttatttgttgaagaaaattaATGCTTATTCTCACAACTGACATTTTTTGAGGGCTTCCTTTGAGCAAGATACTACATTGGGACTGTAAATGACACAAAGAAGTAAAATCAAATTATCTGACGTAAAGAAATGAACAGTCTATTTAGGGAAATAAGACACTGTAGGTAAAACAAAGCTGATTTTTACTGAGTGTCTGGACATTTGAGATCAACCATTCCCTTCCTGTTGTCTCTCAGCTTCCCTGATACCACTCGCTCCTGGTTCTTTTCACGTCTTTCTAATGATTCCTTCTTGGTTTCCTTCCTGGGGTCCTCTTCCTTGATATTCCCATTAGATATTGTGTTGTTGATAGGCTTGTTATTTCTCTTAAATTATGTCCTTAGTTTTggagatttcattctttctgaagGTTTTTACTAACACACGTGCTTATAGCTTCTTGGTCTGTGTCATCAGCTCTGGTTATCACCTCTAGTTTCAGATTTATATATCTAAAAGCACATtggacatctttgtttggttgtTCAATAGGCCTTATAAACTCAGTGTATCCAAAGCTATACTTTACCTTTTCCCCACCAAACCTGTTCTGTTTTTTCCAGTCATGATTTACTTAGCCTGAGAGTTGTCCTAGACTCTTCCTTTAGCCTGTACATCCAGTCAATCACTAAGACTTTCTGATTCTGCTTTCTAATACTTCTTGATTCTGTCCTTGTCTGTCTCTACTAACACTTCCCCATTTCATGCCTTCTTTGTGTCTCAAGTAATCTTTTGCCtcctaattgatttttttttttatttttaacttctgtcTTACAATTCAGCCTCCACTTAGTCACCACTGTGGTCTATCTAAAAGAAATCCAATCATGTCAATCTCCTGCCGTCCAAAGCCCCCCTCCCCTACAATCACTTTCCTCAGAGTGTGgtatgtatattttgaataaatatttctaatagtTATTTAAGTggttattagaaaaatataattggcATATCAAATCCATATTTTCATAGATCCTGCTTAAGGTAAGGTAAAGTCggtattcagtttttaaaagtgaggtattttaaattaaaatatcaagtaaTTAATAGTTTAGGGAGAACATACATTTGACAAAAACCATGAAGATGATAGGGAAATAAGTGAAGTTTTAGGAACACTGATCTACAGAATAAAGCTCAGAATGGTTAGCATGAAATGGACCTTCCATAATGAAACAACAGCTCCATACTCATTTTTGCTGCTCCAACACTTCACACTCTGAATTTCTACAACTGAACTGCTTGCGGAGGCTATTTTGTGCATCTGTGCGTTTATTatactctttctctcttttagggtatttttgaaattataaattataacagTAATATcactatgggaaaaaaaaaatgattctaagtttttctttcaaaagctCTCCTCTGCAATCCCCAAGAATGGTAttggttgcatttttaccttaaGGTCTAAGAGTGGActctaaatatgtattttgtaaaatattatagGAATTaaacttcagttttgtttttctttttgttcagtgGCCCTCAGATTCTCAAGAGCTTAATTCGAAGGAACTTTCAGCTGGCTCACAATTCGTAGGCCTCATGGCAGTTCTCACAGCATGTTTTTCAAGTGGCTTTGCTGGGGTTTACtttgagaaaatcttaaaagaaaccaaacaatcAGTGTGGATAAGAAACATTCAACTTGgtaagttttaaatgttttctaatattatttGTAAAGGATTATATTGTTATGTTTAAAGATTTctatgtttttctgattttttaaaaattttttggccacgccgtacagcatgtgggatcttagttccccaaccagggattgaacctgtgccccctgcattgggagcacagcgtcttaaccactggaccgccagggaagtcctatgtgtCTTTAATTAAATAAACCTTTTATAAAAGCTGCTGTTGATGCAAATATCTGGCAGGGTTTTTGCcttttgaaaaactattttaaatgaatgtctTTTATTCAAGAATATGGAATTCTAGGTCCGTGCTCATAAGAGTATATGAAGCCTGTTTCTGTCCTCACCATTTGGAGCCTTTGTCTTTGGTTGCTATGTTTTCCACAGATGTTGCAAATAACTTACATATTTTCCTCCTGGAAAAAGAGATTAAGATAGCAAATTTAATTATATGATACAGTGTTATCAGctacagtcaccatgttgtatatcaaatcaccacaatgTACACTTCAAATGTCTTAGAATTTTacttatcaattatacctcaataaagctgaaaaaaatagatacttaAATGGAGGAAGtttgaaatgaagaaatttttgtctctttaaaaTCTTACTATGCTTTTTTATTTCAAGTTGTTACATTTTAGCTTTTAAATACTACAGCATTTTTCTAACTGAAGgtgaagtttaaaagaaaaaagagattgaGAGATTGCCTTTGAATAGATATTTAAACTATTTGTATACAGTATTGTAACATTTAACTCCTCATACAAAGATTTCAGAATTTAGTATTCTTGTCATATTATTCATTTTGGAAGATGCTACATGTGAGAAGCAGCTCAATTGCAAATCAACATGTTCTGTTTTAAGCCTCTGTCCCTGTGACTTTGGAGCTCACCTTTGAaaccattgtttttttctttgaagccACTGTTTTTTTCTTCACATCAGCTTAATAGCTATACCATGTTTCATGATGGCAGTCATAACAGGCCCTTCCAGGCCCTATACAGTGAATTGTCTGTAATCCTAATGGCCTGTATTTTAAGACAAACCTTCAAAATTTGATTAAAGTCCATCCTTTCAGCTGTTTTCACATAATATGATAACAAACAGACTGAACCTTCATTTtatcacacagtatttatttgtttctctgcaaaatttgtagaaatgtgttgtgtgtggttttttttttttttaagaacttcaaggtaaatatttttgaaaacaaaattaaattagctTCCCTTTGTTCAGTTTGTCTAGAAGGCAAGTTCAGACTTGAAAAGTATTCACCATTTCAGAAAGAGTGTATctatagcatagtggttaagaactctTGGTTTGGTAGTCTGACCACTCAAATCCTGATTTTATTACCTACCATGTGTGTGGCATTACAGAACTTACTTaaccttcctctctgcttcctcatctataaaatatacttaattatGGTACTTATTTCATatgttgctatgaggattaaatgagagaatacatgtaaaatgtttagaataaagTGCCTTGTGCTTTATTAGTGCCTAAGCACTTATGTCAGCTATTTACATTAATATGCaaatatcagaaaagaaagaaatattcagGTTTGTATGAGTTGCCCCAAATTTTCTCGAttataagataaaaatgaaaggtCAGAATTCATGATTCTGTGGTATTACATGGATTCCTTGGTTTGACCTCATAACACAATCTACTGGTAATGGTAATAACTCAGAGTTCTGAAAAGGATACATAAATAAGTTATAGATAACTCgagattacaaaaacaaaacaatgtataGAAGTTTTCAAACATCAACGGTCAAAGATTAGCTAATTGATAAGATACAATATTAGCCACAGaatggagaaacaggaactcttGTTACCTAAGGTTGCTAGGAGTACAGTCTtcccttggtatctgtgggggattggttccaggaccgcCGTGGATgatcaagtcccttgtataaaatggtgtaTAGTGTTTGCATATAACTTATGCAATCTTCTCATATACACtgaatcatctctagattatttataatacctaatacagtgtaaatgctttgtaaataagttgctGTGccggcaaattcaagttttgttttttggaactttctggaatttttttttttacatttttggttCATGgatggttgaatctgtggatgcaaaacctgtgaatatggagggccaactggtAGACTGATGTAACCTTATTGGATCTCAATTTGggaatatataacaaaattttaaataaattacagctTTAATGTGAAAATTCCATGTCTGGAtaagaatttatcctacagatataaatatttatacaagaGCACAAAGATAAATGTCCAAGTTTATTCATTTCAGCATTGGTTACAATTGTAAAAGATAGAAAACATTTAGaatactggttaaataaattatcaatACAATTAaatggtgtagtggttaagatcATAGACTTCAAAACCACTCTGCCTGGATTAAAATTTTGAATCCATCACTAACCAGCAACATGAATTTGGGCAAgtttatttaacctctctttgcttcagtttcttcatctgtaaaatgagctaGAAgtgtctacctcatagggttgttatgagttaacatacataaagcacttagtacattTCGTTGCATGTGGCGTTATATGTGTATTTCGTACTATTATTGTCCGtacgatggaatattatacaaCTGATAGAAAGAATGCAGTAGATCTGTACATACTGACATGTGTGTACTCTTCTGTACTCTATACATTTTTTGTAATTATcaagtgttatttttataattaaaaaagaaatgaataatacccttggaagtgtttatttttgtgattttgtaTTATGCCAGTATTATTTTCATGTTCTAAATTAGACATATTAAAATGATAGAGTTggcataaataaaaagaaagaacatttcacatcccttttagttctttttcactGTGGAATACTTTGATTAGTTGTGGCTTTATAAAAAATTGCTTTACCCTGCAATCTTTGCATATCTTACCACAGACTGCCCCAAAGAGATGACCCCTGTAGTATCCATTTCTTTATTCATAGTTTAGGATTGCTCCAGGAAATCTTAGATCCAGTAGTCATGTGATAAGCTCTGTGGTAGAAGTAAGGGATTCAGCAGTGAATAAGACACATTTCAGGCTCTCACTGAGCTGACTTTCCCTAACAGTGAGACTTCAATAACAACATTCTGATGTTGCCTATGGCTGAGGGTTTCTTAGctctaattttttgtttattaattattgtacatccaaaatttctaaataaaggaaaatgctgGACCACATACCTGAGCTATTATATCTGCATGTATGAATGTGAATATATGAAAATCTAGATCTAGTAAATAGGAAGATATAAGATACAATGAAAACACCAAAAGTgagcattttacaaatatttgaatGGGACAGCCATTTAGTTCTGGaatgtatacattatattttttcagtcctCCAAAGTTGGTaatctctgttcttttttatatttccatgtctttttattaCAGTCATAACATAGTACTAAGTATACTTTTCTtaagtttatataattatacaagtaaaaaaattttaaagtagtctaattttatcaaaaaggaaaagttaagtttaaaattatttggaatgTTAATGGAAAAATATCTCTCCAGACAAACTAAATGATGTATGAcatagactttactttttttttaggtttctttGGGAGTATATTTGGATTAATGGGTGTATATGTTTATGATGGAGAACTGGTATCAAAGAATGGATTTTTTCAGGGGTATAACCGGCTGACCTGGATAGTTATTGTTCTTCAGGTAAAGCATTTAAAGTCTTACATTTAtgctaataaattttattttaatatagagaATCAAGGTAGCTATGATATACTGATATGAGGAAAAAGGGTCCCTCCTATCAGTACTCTCATTATCTCTAGTTTATTCAGGGAAGTTAAAATAGAACTGATCTAAATGCCGTaatgaaaacttatttgaaaatgaatcatGGATGAACTTTATGGTATTTAAATTTAACATAACGAAAATGCAAGTTTAAGAATAAAAGAGTTGAAAGCTGAGGACAAATATAACTTGTAATTTTTCTACTGTTCTGATCATTTTACAGGAAGTCTGTGGTCAGCTATTTCAGGCTCCAGAAGCAGATCTAGATATTTAAATCTGTAAcagtttatagtttatattttggTTACATATTGGAGTATTCCTATTAAATTACCTCGGCTTATAACTTGAAATTATTCAAGGGTTGAGTAATTTCGTCTTcaaaaaatacttactgagtacTCTGGAGGATACAAAAATGAAGATAGAAGTCTCTGTCTTCACAAAGCCTTTCTCTAGAGGTATTTGAAGCTGTAAGAAACAAGGTCCCTCAGGGAGGATGGGTGAAGGTGGCAAAGTATAGTTGTGTTTTGAAAGCAGGAAggatacttctatttttaatataggaGAAAAGGAGACAAGGGTAAgtgaaaattcagagaaaatttgAGGTGGAGATAGGGTAAGTCAGGAGAGTTTATGTAGATGGCTTTTATCCTATCAAGGAGGGAAGCTCTCTTTCCTTAAGAGGGGGCTAAAGacttgagaaaaatttaaaaggtttgGTACAGTTGGTATGAGGGAGTAAATAGAGGAATGAGAACACTGCTAAGAAATACCAGGACTCAAACATCAATTTGTAGTGAGCTCACTTGGCATAATTTGTGACTTTCTCTCATAAAGCTTCTACCATTTGAAGACGTGCAGTGAAAGTGGGTAACCCAGACTTGGGAGCTGATATGTAGGGTTTGgtagaaaacaaaactatgaGATATGGTAAAACTTTGTTATTTAAGTAGCCACAATTTGGAATTTGAGAGGGATTTGGTAGAAAGTTCTTCACTCTCAAAGAGAATGATTAAAGTGCTTTAGGAAGAGTAATCTGACAGCAATGAAAGGTAGATTAGAATGGGAAGAAACTAGAGGAAGAAATCGAAGTTGGCTATTAAAAGGCTAGTAAAATAACTTTCAagttacagtttatttttaatcaaaagtaaaaatatttcactaATCAGTGTGTCCAATTTTCCCACATTTGTCTGAACAAGTGATGTTTAATTACTAAATTGGATGAGGATAGATGTTATGAGGGTCAAACTCCATTGTAACAAACTGCAGATTATGCTGGTAGTTATTTTATCAGATACCTTTTGAAATAAGGGGGCTATTGAACAAAACCTAGAAGTCCATTTGTTATGAGATGTTTAATAAAAATCACTTACTTTAATGGGATTAGATTATAGGACAAAGCCTAAAGCTTCATTGAGATTGTTTTGAAAAGcagttttatatatgtttaatttttaaaataatcttttaaaacttcTGCAG is part of the Balaenoptera musculus isolate JJ_BM4_2016_0621 chromosome 1, mBalMus1.pri.v3, whole genome shotgun sequence genome and encodes:
- the SLC35A3 gene encoding UDP-N-acetylglucosamine transporter produces the protein MSANLKYLSLGILVFQTTSLVLTMRYSRTLKEEGPRYLSSTAVVVAELLKIMACILLVYKDSKCSLRALNRILHDEILNKPMETLKLAIPSGIYTLQNNLLYVALSNLDAATYQVTYQLKILTTALFSVSMLSKKLGVYQWLSLVILMTGVAFVQWPSDSQELNSKELSAGSQFVGLMAVLTACFSSGFAGVYFEKILKETKQSVWIRNIQLGFFGSIFGLMGVYVYDGELVSKNGFFQGYNRLTWIVIVLQALGGLVIAAVIKYADNILKGFATSLSIILSTLISYFWLQDFVPTSVFFLGAILVITATFLYGYDPKPAGNPTKA